The following coding sequences are from one Mesorhizobium onobrychidis window:
- a CDS encoding IS4 family transposase, with translation MVLERMCTRVSAGLRRLADTRAEQIAFTRLFRNPQVTVPEIVRTAAARTGEAAAGRHVLIIEDSSEINYEAKASRKRGLGHVGNGKDVGLFVHPALAVDAADGSVLGLAAATIWRRRGQKAHDYQALPIEAKESYKWIATAKAARQALTDTPLATVIGDREADIYEVLARLPDERTHVLIRAVRDRALGEQGGRLFGEIAKTPEAGRTAFELQARPGRPARKVQLAVRFAAVALRQPRLGADCRDPREITLNMVEVREIDPPSPKEAVIWRLLTTHAVKTLADACRMVDLYRLRWTVEQLFRTVKSQAIDLEESLLADGEALERLAATALIVATRVMQLVHGRDAAGQAFKAARLFSPAEITVLEALIARLEGKTQKQNNPHPQHTLAWAAWCIARLGGWNGYAKERPPGPVTFSNGLKRFHAIAEGFALANPN, from the coding sequence ATGGTGCTGGAGCGCATGTGCACGCGCGTCAGCGCGGGCCTGCGCAGGCTGGCCGATACGCGGGCGGAACAGATTGCGTTCACGCGGCTGTTTCGCAATCCCCAAGTGACGGTGCCGGAGATCGTGCGCACGGCGGCGGCGCGAACGGGCGAGGCGGCGGCCGGCCGCCATGTGCTGATCATTGAGGACAGCAGCGAGATCAACTATGAGGCCAAGGCCTCGCGCAAGCGCGGCCTCGGGCATGTCGGCAACGGCAAGGATGTCGGGCTGTTCGTCCACCCGGCGCTGGCCGTGGATGCCGCCGACGGCTCGGTGCTGGGGCTTGCGGCTGCCACGATCTGGCGGCGCCGGGGGCAGAAGGCGCACGACTACCAAGCCCTGCCGATCGAAGCCAAGGAAAGCTACAAATGGATCGCCACCGCCAAGGCGGCCCGCCAGGCGCTGACCGACACGCCGCTGGCTACCGTGATCGGCGACCGCGAGGCCGACATCTACGAAGTGCTGGCAAGGCTGCCTGACGAGCGCACGCATGTGCTCATCCGCGCCGTGCGCGACCGGGCTCTGGGTGAGCAGGGCGGCCGTCTGTTCGGCGAGATCGCCAAAACGCCGGAAGCCGGCCGGACCGCCTTCGAACTGCAGGCGCGTCCCGGCCGACCGGCGCGCAAGGTGCAACTGGCCGTTCGCTTCGCCGCGGTCGCCTTGCGCCAGCCGCGCCTTGGTGCCGACTGTCGCGATCCGCGCGAGATCACGCTCAACATGGTCGAAGTGCGCGAGATCGATCCGCCTTCGCCCAAGGAAGCGGTGATCTGGCGGCTGTTGACCACTCACGCGGTCAAAACGCTCGCCGACGCTTGCCGCATGGTCGATCTCTACCGGTTGCGCTGGACCGTCGAACAGCTGTTCCGAACCGTGAAGTCGCAGGCCATCGATCTGGAGGAAAGCCTGCTTGCCGATGGTGAGGCACTCGAACGGCTGGCCGCGACCGCGCTGATCGTCGCCACCAGGGTCATGCAACTCGTGCACGGGCGCGATGCCGCCGGCCAGGCCTTCAAGGCTGCACGCCTCTTCAGCCCCGCCGAGATCACCGTGCTGGAGGCGCTGATTGCCAGGCTCGAAGGCAAGACCCAAAAGCAGAACAACCCGCATCCGCAACACACGCTCGCCTGGGCCGCTTGGTGCATCGCCCGGCTGGGAGGGTGGAACGGCTACGCAAAGGAGCGGCCGCCAGGTCCCGTCACCTTCAGCAACGGCCTCAAACGCTTCCACGCCATCGCCGAGGGCTTCGCTCTTGCAAATCCAAACTAA
- a CDS encoding 16S rRNA (uracil(1498)-N(3))-methyltransferase yields MRANYKMQRLFVPDDLGPDIEFEAIPQQGHYLMHVLRLGEGAEVLLFNGRDGEWSAAIAAKSKKAVRLKVLALQRPQPPLPDLVYCFAPLKQGRLDYLVQKAVEMGAGVLQPVITQHTQVARPGIERLRANVVEAAEQCGILAVPDLREAERFERLLAGWDKERRLIFCDEDASTNNPLPALQAVREKKLGLLVGPEGGFSDEERRILRALPFVTAIPLGPRILRADTAAVAALAVIQATIGDW; encoded by the coding sequence ATGCGCGCCAACTACAAGATGCAGCGGCTGTTCGTGCCGGACGACCTCGGACCTGACATCGAGTTCGAGGCGATCCCGCAGCAGGGCCACTACCTGATGCATGTGCTGCGGCTCGGCGAAGGCGCCGAAGTCTTGTTGTTCAACGGCCGCGACGGCGAATGGTCGGCGGCAATCGCCGCCAAATCAAAAAAGGCGGTACGCCTGAAGGTGCTGGCCTTGCAGCGGCCGCAGCCGCCGCTGCCAGATCTCGTCTACTGCTTTGCGCCATTGAAGCAGGGTCGGCTCGATTATCTTGTGCAGAAGGCGGTCGAGATGGGCGCCGGCGTCCTGCAGCCGGTCATCACCCAGCACACGCAAGTGGCAAGGCCCGGCATCGAACGCCTGCGTGCCAATGTCGTCGAGGCCGCCGAACAATGCGGCATCCTAGCAGTGCCGGATTTGCGCGAAGCGGAAAGGTTCGAACGCCTGCTGGCCGGCTGGGACAAGGAGCGGCGGTTGATCTTCTGCGACGAGGACGCTTCCACCAACAATCCTCTGCCGGCGCTGCAAGCGGTGCGGGAGAAGAAACTCGGGCTGCTGGTTGGACCCGAGGGCGGATTTTCCGACGAGGAACGAAGGATACTGAGGGCGCTACCTTTCGTAACCGCCATTCCGCTCGGGCCGCGCATCCTGCGCGCCGATACGGCTGCGGTGGCGGCACTGGCGGTGATACAGGCAACAATCGGGGACTGGTGA
- a CDS encoding type 1 glutamine amidotransferase translates to MRVLVVQNFDSEGLGQIGAALVEAGADIDLRRPYCGETLPHDSAAHDAMVVLGGAQNALDDEICPYFPELLDLTRDFAGKDRAVLGICLGSQLVARAFGGENRIGGASEFGWHKVSLTPAAKADPVLAALPENFPIFEWHDDTFVLPEGAVRLAGNEVAENQAFRVGRAVYGFQFHFEADRPMVRDWSTSFAPLIAERHPDWSDRLDDEMARNGPDADAAGLAIARAWVATI, encoded by the coding sequence ATGCGGGTGCTGGTGGTCCAGAATTTCGACAGTGAGGGCCTTGGCCAGATCGGCGCAGCGCTTGTCGAGGCGGGCGCCGATATCGACCTGCGCCGGCCCTATTGTGGCGAGACGCTGCCGCACGACAGCGCTGCGCACGACGCCATGGTCGTGCTCGGCGGCGCCCAGAATGCGCTGGACGACGAGATTTGCCCGTATTTTCCTGAACTGCTCGACCTGACGCGCGATTTCGCCGGCAAGGATCGCGCCGTGCTCGGTATCTGCCTTGGCAGCCAGCTGGTCGCGCGTGCCTTCGGCGGCGAGAACCGGATCGGCGGCGCCTCTGAATTCGGCTGGCACAAGGTCTCGCTTACCCCGGCGGCGAAGGCCGATCCGGTGCTCGCCGCGCTGCCTGAAAATTTCCCCATCTTCGAATGGCACGACGACACGTTTGTGCTGCCTGAAGGTGCCGTGCGGCTCGCCGGCAACGAAGTCGCCGAGAACCAGGCGTTTCGCGTCGGCCGCGCCGTCTATGGCTTCCAGTTCCATTTCGAGGCGGACCGGCCGATGGTCCGCGACTGGAGCACATCCTTCGCCCCGCTCATAGCCGAGCGGCACCCTGACTGGAGCGACCGGCTCGATGACGAAATGGCCCGCAACGGACCGGACGCCGATGCCGCCGGGCTGGCCATCGCCCGCGCCTGGGTGGCGACGATCTGA
- a CDS encoding metallophosphoesterase, whose product MTTPGIHFLDARGPEGMRIYAVGDVHGRLDLLAAMYRRIAAEIRQARPADWRVIHLGDYVDRGPDSKGVIDFLIEVRKRDPRHLMLAGNHDIGFLDFLDSPDPDGLFIRYGGIQTAQSYGVAINEGGGAWFGRSDAALRQGHAALVEAVPKSHVEFLQSLPFSLTFGDFFFCHAGIRPGIALESQSTQDLIWIRDVFHNHSGLHPKIVVHGHTPVPEAEVMVNRVNIDTLAYQTGNLSALVVDGADKRILVVSGERG is encoded by the coding sequence TTGACCACCCCCGGCATCCACTTTCTCGACGCGCGCGGACCGGAAGGCATGCGCATCTATGCGGTCGGCGATGTGCATGGCCGGCTCGACCTGCTCGCCGCCATGTACCGACGGATTGCGGCCGAGATCCGCCAGGCGCGGCCGGCCGACTGGCGTGTCATCCATCTCGGCGACTATGTCGACCGCGGCCCGGACTCCAAGGGCGTCATCGATTTCCTGATCGAAGTGAGAAAACGCGACCCGCGCCACCTGATGCTCGCCGGCAACCACGACATCGGCTTTCTCGACTTTCTCGATAGCCCTGATCCGGACGGGCTTTTCATACGCTATGGCGGCATCCAAACCGCGCAATCCTATGGCGTGGCGATCAATGAAGGCGGCGGCGCGTGGTTTGGCAGGTCCGACGCGGCGCTGCGGCAAGGTCATGCGGCGCTGGTCGAGGCCGTGCCGAAAAGCCATGTCGAGTTCCTGCAGTCGCTGCCGTTTTCGCTGACGTTCGGCGACTTCTTCTTCTGCCATGCCGGCATCCGGCCGGGCATTGCGCTGGAAAGTCAGAGCACGCAGGACCTGATCTGGATCCGCGATGTCTTCCACAACCATTCCGGCCTGCATCCGAAGATCGTGGTGCATGGCCACACGCCGGTGCCGGAGGCGGAAGTGATGGTCAACCGCGTCAATATCGACACGCTCGCCTACCAGACGGGAAACCTCAGCGCGCTCGTTGTCGACGGCGCCGACAAGCGTATCCTGGTGGTGTCAGGCGAGAGGGGTTAA
- a CDS encoding alpha-hydroxy acid oxidase: MSMILTIADLKDLARRRVPKMFFDYADSGGWTESTYRANEEDFHKIKFRQRVLVDMSNRSLESTMIGEKVAMPVALAPTGMTGMQHPDGEMLAAQAAEEFGVPFTLSTMSICSIEDVASVTKKPFWFQLYVLRDKDFVLNLIDRAKAAKCSALVLTLDLQILGQRHKDIRNGLSAPPRFTPKHIWQMATRPGWCIGMAGTKRRTFRNIVGHAKGVGDLTSLSSWTTEQFDPHLSWNDVAWIKERWGGKLILKGILDKEDALMAAKTGADAIIVSNHGGRQLDGAPSSIEVLEEIADAVGDTIEVHMDGGIRSGQDVLKALCLGAKGTYIGRPFLYGLGALGKEGVTKALEIIRKEMDITLALCGKRLVTDMGKDQLWR, from the coding sequence ATGAGCATGATCCTTACCATCGCCGATCTCAAGGACCTGGCGCGCCGCCGCGTCCCGAAGATGTTCTTCGACTATGCCGATTCCGGTGGATGGACCGAAAGCACCTACCGGGCCAATGAGGAGGATTTCCACAAGATCAAGTTCCGCCAGCGCGTGCTGGTCGACATGAGCAACCGCTCGCTGGAATCGACCATGATCGGCGAGAAGGTGGCGATGCCGGTGGCGCTGGCGCCGACCGGCATGACCGGCATGCAGCACCCCGACGGCGAGATGCTGGCGGCGCAGGCGGCGGAGGAATTCGGCGTCCCGTTCACGCTGTCGACGATGAGCATCTGCTCGATCGAGGATGTCGCATCGGTGACCAAGAAGCCGTTCTGGTTCCAGCTCTATGTGCTGCGCGACAAGGATTTCGTCCTCAATCTCATCGACAGGGCAAAGGCGGCGAAATGCTCGGCGCTGGTGCTGACGCTCGACCTGCAGATCCTCGGCCAGCGCCACAAGGATATCCGCAACGGGCTGTCGGCGCCGCCGCGCTTCACGCCGAAACACATCTGGCAGATGGCGACCAGGCCGGGCTGGTGCATCGGCATGGCGGGGACCAAGCGCCGGACCTTCCGCAACATCGTCGGCCACGCCAAGGGCGTCGGCGACCTCACCTCGCTGTCGTCATGGACGACGGAGCAATTCGATCCGCATCTGTCGTGGAATGACGTTGCCTGGATCAAGGAGCGCTGGGGCGGCAAGCTGATCCTGAAGGGCATCCTCGACAAGGAAGACGCGCTGATGGCGGCCAAGACCGGCGCCGACGCGATCATCGTCTCCAATCATGGCGGACGCCAGCTCGACGGTGCGCCGTCGTCGATCGAGGTGCTGGAAGAGATCGCCGACGCGGTCGGCGATACGATCGAAGTGCATATGGATGGCGGCATCCGCTCGGGCCAGGACGTTCTGAAGGCGCTGTGCCTCGGCGCCAAGGGCACCTATATCGGCCGGCCTTTCCTTTACGGCCTCGGCGCGCTAGGCAAGGAAGGGGTCACAAAAGCCTTGGAAATCATCCGCAAGGAGATGGACATAACGCTGGCACTGTGCGGAAAGCGTCTGGTAACCGACATGGGCAAGGATCAGCTTTGGCGTTAG
- a CDS encoding FadR/GntR family transcriptional regulator, whose amino-acid sequence MSDIFSRIEHSRTADEVVQQIESLILEGVLRTGDRLPGERELARRFEVSRPILRDALKALEGRGLLTTRPGGGTHVADVIGQLFTKPVTDLISMHRKAATDYLEYRREIEAVAAEYAARRATSDDLALLDRIMARMDEAHRTGNFDDEAEIDVEFHHAICECAHNIILLHTLRSCYRLLSEGVFQNRLLVFHVPGAREALLSQHRAIYAAVKAGDPAAARQAAMDHITHVERTMAEAERSGDWQRVSRLRLMQRSEAGDSEPARKRS is encoded by the coding sequence TTGAGCGATATTTTCTCCAGGATCGAGCATTCCCGCACCGCCGACGAGGTGGTGCAGCAGATCGAGAGCCTGATCCTCGAAGGCGTTCTGCGCACCGGCGACAGGCTGCCGGGCGAGCGCGAGCTGGCACGCCGGTTCGAGGTGTCGCGGCCGATCCTGCGCGATGCGCTGAAGGCGCTGGAGGGGCGCGGGCTTTTGACCACGCGGCCCGGCGGCGGCACCCATGTCGCCGACGTCATCGGCCAGTTGTTCACCAAGCCGGTGACGGACCTGATCTCCATGCACCGCAAGGCGGCAACCGACTATCTGGAGTATCGCCGCGAGATCGAGGCGGTGGCGGCCGAGTATGCGGCGCGGCGCGCCACATCAGACGATCTGGCGCTGCTCGACCGCATCATGGCACGCATGGACGAGGCGCACCGGACCGGCAACTTCGACGACGAGGCAGAAATCGACGTCGAGTTCCATCACGCAATCTGCGAATGCGCGCACAACATCATCCTCCTGCACACGCTGCGCTCATGCTACCGGCTGCTGTCGGAGGGCGTGTTCCAGAACCGGCTCTTGGTGTTCCACGTGCCGGGCGCGCGCGAGGCGCTGCTTTCGCAGCACCGAGCGATCTACGCGGCGGTGAAAGCCGGTGACCCGGCGGCCGCACGACAGGCGGCGATGGACCACATCACCCATGTCGAACGCACCATGGCCGAGGCCGAGCGCAGCGGAGACTGGCAACGGGTGTCGCGGCTGAGGCTCATGCAGCGCTCCGAAGCGGGCGACAGCGAGCCGGCAAGGAAACGCTCGTGA
- a CDS encoding DUF3422 family protein translates to MADDPSNLEFQPRVKGSVMGFPAHEGRPGALGEVHARPHPLVEIPRVLVQLSFMTEAGSGVDQAVLSELSRRLGIAAPDPHARHHAMKWGKGSLRWERHTEFSTYLWEGPLSESGQRQEDSPFGNGFSPPGTVISGIRLEIRKWTQASEKLIASFDPTSLCYSLVERGNAAIVTDFRQDGDGMTRMLVLDRGLTPARTGALAQRLIDIETYRTLAMLGLPLALMLSGRARRIEDRLAQTTLEMKVAETRDNQTLLADLTELAAELEADAASSLYRFGASRAYDGIVRERLEALEEEAVPGYDTWGGFLQRRVAPAMRTYRSVEERQANLSTKLTRATTLLRTWVDVEVEKQNRDLLASMNNRARLQLRLQQTVEGLSVAAVSYYVVGLIGYVAKGASIFGRAFAPEIVTAASVPLAILLVWWGVRRVRRLHSEPAKQAAE, encoded by the coding sequence GTGGCAGATGACCCGTCCAATCTCGAATTTCAGCCGCGCGTCAAGGGCAGCGTCATGGGCTTTCCCGCGCATGAGGGACGGCCTGGCGCGCTCGGCGAGGTTCACGCCCGTCCGCATCCGCTGGTCGAGATACCGCGCGTGCTGGTGCAGCTTTCCTTCATGACCGAAGCTGGGTCCGGCGTCGACCAGGCCGTGCTTTCCGAATTGTCGCGGCGCCTCGGCATCGCCGCGCCTGACCCTCATGCCCGCCACCACGCGATGAAGTGGGGCAAGGGCTCGCTGCGCTGGGAACGGCACACGGAATTCTCCACCTATCTGTGGGAAGGGCCGCTCTCCGAGAGCGGCCAGCGCCAGGAAGATTCGCCTTTCGGCAACGGGTTTTCACCGCCGGGTACGGTGATTTCCGGCATCAGGCTCGAAATCCGCAAATGGACGCAGGCGAGCGAAAAGCTGATCGCCAGCTTCGACCCGACCAGCCTGTGCTATTCGCTGGTCGAGCGCGGCAACGCAGCCATCGTCACCGATTTCCGCCAGGACGGTGACGGCATGACGCGCATGCTGGTGCTCGACCGCGGCCTGACGCCGGCACGCACCGGCGCGCTGGCGCAACGGCTGATCGATATCGAAACCTACCGCACGCTGGCCATGCTTGGCCTGCCGCTGGCGCTGATGCTGTCCGGTCGCGCGCGCCGCATCGAAGACAGGCTGGCGCAAACCACACTGGAAATGAAAGTCGCCGAAACCCGCGACAACCAGACGCTGCTTGCCGACCTGACCGAGCTTGCCGCCGAGTTGGAGGCCGATGCAGCGTCCAGCCTCTATCGCTTCGGCGCCAGCCGCGCCTATGACGGCATCGTCCGCGAAAGGCTGGAGGCGCTGGAGGAAGAGGCGGTGCCCGGCTACGACACCTGGGGCGGTTTCCTGCAACGCCGCGTCGCCCCCGCCATGCGCACCTACCGTTCGGTCGAGGAGCGTCAGGCCAATCTGTCGACGAAGCTCACCCGCGCCACCACGCTGCTGCGCACCTGGGTCGACGTCGAGGTCGAGAAGCAGAACCGCGATCTGCTGGCGTCGATGAACAACCGCGCCCGCCTGCAACTGCGGCTGCAGCAGACGGTGGAAGGGCTCTCGGTCGCCGCCGTCTCCTACTACGTCGTCGGCCTCATCGGCTATGTCGCCAAGGGCGCCTCGATCTTCGGCCGTGCCTTCGCGCCCGAGATCGTCACGGCCGCCTCGGTGCCGCTCGCCATCCTGCTGGTCTGGTGGGGCGTGCGCCGTGTGCGCCGCTTGCACTCCGAACCCGCCAAGCAGGCAGCGGAGTAA
- a CDS encoding FAD-linked oxidase C-terminal domain-containing protein — translation MSGLLMPKPDDATMRRRDEIVADMRIIVPGEGVVDAANSMRAFESDGLTAYRQLPLVVVLPETVAQVSRVLKYCNDRNIRVVPRGSGTSLSGGALPLEDAVLLVMSRFNRILEIDFPNRIVVAQPGVTNLGITTAVEQEGFYYAPDPSSQIACSIGGNVAENSGGVHCLKYGLTANNVLGIEMVLMNGEVVRLGGKHLDAEGYDLLGVMTGSEGLLGVVTEVTVRILKKPETARALLIGFPTSEQGGQCVADIIGAGIIPGGMEMMDRPAIHAAEDFVHAGYPLDVEALLIVELDGPGVEVDHLIGLVEAIAHKSGSTTCRVSQSEQERLTFWAGRKAAFPAVGRISPDYYCMDGTIPRKELPRVLHGMRELSEKYGLGVANVFHAGDGNLHPLILYDANVPGELDKAESFGADILRLCVKVGGVLTGEHGVGVEKRDLMPEMFNQIDLDQQMRVKCAFDPNHLLNPGKVFPQLRRCAELGRMHVHRGQTAFPDIPRF, via the coding sequence ATGTCCGGCCTGCTGATGCCGAAGCCAGACGACGCAACGATGCGCCGGCGCGACGAGATCGTCGCCGATATGCGCATCATCGTGCCCGGCGAAGGCGTCGTCGACGCTGCCAACTCAATGCGTGCCTTCGAGAGCGACGGCCTCACCGCCTATCGGCAATTGCCGCTGGTCGTGGTGCTGCCCGAAACGGTGGCGCAGGTTTCTCGCGTGCTGAAATATTGCAACGACCGCAACATCCGCGTCGTGCCGCGTGGCTCCGGCACCTCGCTGTCCGGCGGCGCGCTGCCGCTGGAAGACGCGGTGCTTTTGGTGATGAGCCGCTTCAACCGCATCCTCGAGATCGATTTTCCCAACCGCATTGTCGTCGCCCAGCCGGGCGTCACCAATCTCGGCATCACCACCGCCGTCGAGCAGGAGGGTTTTTACTACGCCCCCGATCCATCCTCCCAGATCGCCTGCTCGATCGGCGGCAATGTAGCGGAGAATTCCGGCGGCGTGCATTGCCTGAAATACGGTCTTACCGCCAACAATGTGCTGGGCATCGAGATGGTGCTGATGAACGGCGAGGTGGTGCGGCTCGGCGGCAAGCATCTCGACGCGGAAGGCTACGACCTGCTCGGGGTGATGACCGGTTCCGAAGGGCTGCTCGGCGTCGTCACCGAGGTCACGGTGCGCATCCTGAAGAAGCCGGAGACGGCGCGCGCGCTGCTGATCGGCTTCCCGACCAGCGAGCAGGGCGGCCAATGCGTCGCCGACATCATCGGCGCCGGCATCATTCCGGGCGGCATGGAGATGATGGACCGCCCGGCGATCCACGCGGCCGAGGATTTCGTCCATGCCGGCTATCCCTTGGATGTCGAGGCGCTGCTGATCGTCGAGCTGGACGGGCCGGGCGTCGAGGTCGATCATTTGATCGGCCTTGTCGAAGCCATCGCCCACAAGAGCGGCTCGACCACCTGCCGAGTATCGCAATCTGAGCAGGAGCGGCTGACGTTCTGGGCCGGCCGCAAAGCTGCCTTTCCGGCGGTCGGCCGCATTTCGCCAGACTATTACTGCATGGACGGCACCATCCCGCGCAAGGAACTGCCGCGGGTGCTACACGGCATGCGCGAACTCTCCGAAAAATACGGGCTCGGCGTCGCCAATGTCTTCCATGCCGGCGACGGCAACCTGCATCCGCTCATCCTCTACGACGCCAACGTGCCGGGCGAGCTCGACAAGGCGGAAAGTTTCGGCGCCGACATATTGCGGCTCTGCGTCAAGGTCGGCGGCGTGCTGACCGGCGAGCACGGGGTGGGGGTGGAGAAGCGCGACCTGATGCCGGAAATGTTCAACCAGATCGACCTCGACCAGCAGATGCGGGTCAAATGCGCTTTCGATCCCAACCATCTGCTCAACCCGGGAAAGGTGTTTCCGCAGCTGCGGCGCTGCGCCGAACTCGGACGCATGCACGTGCATCGCGGGCAGACGGCGTTTCCGGACATTCCGAGGTTTTGA
- a CDS encoding FAD-binding protein yields MTTFTPSTAAETLSTVAWAAAEDSPLEILGHGSKRGIGRPLQTEHTLDLSKLSGVTLYEPAELVLSAKAGTPLADIESLLAENGQQLTFEPLDYGPLLGGELGRGTIGGVLAANLCGPRRLKAGAARDHILGVAAVSGRGEAFKSGGRVVKNVTGYDLSKLMANSWGTLAILTDVTFKVLPSAETEVTLALRGLLDDHAAAAMALALGSSAEVSSAAHLPERVAARVAGGSLGNAAATLLRVEGFGPSVAYRIAALKDLLGNAGPLEEISGDVSHSVWRDIRDCAPFADGLEKPVWRVSMAPAQGHQMVLALRMQAAADAFYDWQGGLIWLRMEHGDPEADLLRGLVRQYGGGHATLVRAAPSHRAAVPVFEPQAPQLAALSARLKAEFDPKNILNPGRMAPAASSATLGTATEGAAS; encoded by the coding sequence ATGACCACCTTCACTCCCTCCACCGCAGCCGAAACCCTCTCCACCGTTGCCTGGGCCGCCGCCGAAGACTCGCCGCTCGAAATTCTTGGCCATGGTTCCAAGCGCGGTATCGGCCGTCCGCTGCAGACCGAGCATACGCTCGACCTGTCGAAACTGTCCGGCGTGACGCTCTACGAGCCGGCCGAACTGGTGCTGTCGGCGAAAGCCGGCACGCCGCTCGCCGACATCGAAAGCCTGCTTGCCGAAAACGGCCAGCAGCTGACCTTCGAGCCGCTGGATTACGGCCCGCTGCTCGGCGGTGAGTTAGGGCGAGGCACGATCGGCGGCGTGCTGGCCGCGAACCTTTGCGGCCCGCGCCGGCTGAAGGCGGGGGCGGCGCGCGACCATATTCTCGGCGTAGCGGCGGTTTCCGGTCGCGGCGAGGCCTTCAAGTCCGGCGGCCGCGTCGTCAAGAACGTCACCGGTTACGACCTGTCGAAACTCATGGCCAACAGCTGGGGCACGCTTGCCATCCTCACCGACGTCACCTTCAAGGTGCTGCCATCAGCCGAGACCGAAGTCACGCTCGCTCTGCGCGGCCTGCTCGACGATCATGCCGCCGCCGCCATGGCGCTGGCGCTCGGCTCCAGCGCCGAAGTGTCGAGTGCGGCCCATCTTCCCGAACGCGTCGCCGCGCGGGTCGCCGGCGGCAGCCTCGGCAATGCCGCGGCGACATTGCTGCGCGTCGAGGGGTTCGGCCCGTCGGTCGCCTACCGCATCGCCGCGCTGAAAGACCTGCTCGGAAATGCCGGCCCGCTCGAGGAGATTTCGGGCGACGTCTCGCATTCCGTCTGGCGCGACATCAGAGATTGCGCGCCGTTCGCCGACGGCCTGGAAAAGCCGGTGTGGCGCGTGTCGATGGCGCCGGCGCAAGGTCACCAGATGGTGCTGGCGCTGCGCATGCAGGCGGCGGCCGATGCCTTCTATGACTGGCAGGGCGGACTGATCTGGCTGCGCATGGAGCATGGCGATCCCGAAGCCGATCTTCTGCGCGGCCTGGTGAGACAGTATGGCGGCGGCCATGCGACGCTGGTGCGCGCCGCGCCTTCGCATCGCGCCGCTGTGCCGGTGTTTGAGCCGCAGGCGCCGCAACTGGCAGCGTTGTCGGCGCGGCTCAAAGCCGAATTCGATCCTAAGAATATCCTCAATCCCGGCCGTATGGCGCCGGCTGCAAGCTCTGCTACTCTTGGCACGGCAACCGAGGGAGCAGCATCATGA
- a CDS encoding DUF4870 family protein — MSDINPGPTDSGKPAPRQTDRWLEPGPTNALVIYILYLAGLVIGVTGLVGIVLAYINRGKSGGFVESHYTFLIRTFWIGLLYALISVVLMMVAIGVVLMFAVAVWFIARCILGLQALQRGEPVKDPESWFLGL, encoded by the coding sequence ATGAGCGACATCAATCCAGGCCCGACCGATTCAGGCAAACCCGCACCGCGCCAGACCGACCGCTGGCTGGAGCCCGGCCCGACCAACGCACTGGTCATCTACATCCTCTACCTCGCGGGCCTGGTGATCGGCGTCACCGGCCTTGTCGGCATCGTCCTGGCCTACATTAACCGCGGCAAGTCAGGCGGCTTCGTCGAGAGCCACTACACCTTCCTGATCCGCACCTTCTGGATCGGCCTGCTCTATGCGCTGATCTCGGTTGTGCTGATGATGGTGGCGATAGGCGTCGTGCTGATGTTCGCCGTCGCCGTCTGGTTCATCGCCCGCTGCATTCTCGGCCTGCAGGCGCTGCAGCGCGGCGAGCCGGTCAAAGACCCGGAAAGCTGGTTCCTCGGACTTTAG